The following are encoded in a window of Vigna radiata var. radiata cultivar VC1973A unplaced genomic scaffold, Vradiata_ver6 scaffold_312, whole genome shotgun sequence genomic DNA:
- the LOC106755230 gene encoding uncharacterized protein LOC106755230: protein MDLGSSINLIPLTVLKKIRDFEVKPKRMSLLMADGSPKRPYGMIEDIMVQINNLRFLVDFVVLKMEENAEIPIILGRSFMKTAKVIINVDEGTIVLKDQEEEVIFNACNTGQQAQVKKTSPKAAFKDAPGTDT from the coding sequence ATGGATTTGGGATCCAGTATCAATCTAATACCCTTGACTGTCCTAAAAAAGATTCGTGACTTTGAAGTTAAGCCGAAAAGGATGTCTCTTCTCATGGCAGATGGATCCCCCAAAAGACCATATGGTATGATAGAAGATATAATGGTGCAAATCAACAACTTGAGATTCCTGGTGGACTTTGTGGTGttaaagatggaagaaaatgcgGAGATTCCTATTATTCTTGGAAGGTCGTTCATGAAGACAGCCAAAgtaatcatcaatgttgatgagGGTACCATAGTTCTCAAGgaccaagaagaggaggtgatcTTCAATGCTTGCAATACTGGGCAGCAAGCCCAAGTAAAGAAAACCAGTCCCAAAGCTGCATTTAAAGATGCACCCGGGACTGATACCTAG